In the Arachis ipaensis cultivar K30076 chromosome B10, Araip1.1, whole genome shotgun sequence genome, one interval contains:
- the LOC107622942 gene encoding uncharacterized protein LOC107622942, with product MQLWMLIAWLKYLTSSIQKLPIQILKDRRLNETAILGVPVKATIKESHFLIDDDDEEFFWKAFKYRTSKRFSQMMSDIREGVDTTHEWLIPAYKKVLEKYWEMDEKWKNIRKKARENRASLLGGSVHCGGSIPLSSTIERMKKQLDRTPTHEEVFKETHTLKSDKSKWVDKRSQDTHEKFIKKLAEVQAQHVEAQAQGMELPPIDEDLIWEEVCGGQKKNRVYGKGAFFSSSIKSRITSANSVSGRASTNQNSVPDLREQIHNLNEELFQRVTQQTDECISKLLDTRLALLEKTQKKLEKLERAIGKAKKEKLKTEEME from the exons ATGCAGCTATGGATGCTCATTGCTTGGTTGAAATATTTAACGTCTTCAATTCAAAAGTTGCCAATACAG atccttAAAGATAGACGGTTGAATGAGACTGCCATTCTTGGTGTCCCTGTGAAAGCCACAATCAAAGAG AGCCATTTTCTTATTGATGACGATGATGAGGAGTTTTTTTGGAAGGCTTTTAAATATAGGACAAGTAAGCGATTTAGCCAAATGATGTCGGATATTCGTGAGGGTGTGGATACAACCCACGAATGGCTAATTCCTGCTTACAAAAAGGTGTTGGAAAAGTACTGGGAAATGGATGAGAAATGGAAAAATATAAGGAAAAAAGCGAGGGAGAATCGAGCGTCACTCTTAGGTGGTTCTGTCCATTGCGGTGGTTCTATTCCACTGAGCTCAACTATAGAGAGGATG AAGAAGCAGTTAGACCGTACACCAACTCATGAGGAAGTCTTCAAGGAAACCCACACACTTAAAAGTGACAAGTCTAAATGGGTGGACAAACGCTCTCAAGACACTCAT GAGAAGTTTATAAAAAAGTTAGCAGAAGTTCAGGCCCAACATGTCGAGGCTCAAGCACAAGGAATGGAGCTACCACCAATTGATGAAGACTTGATTTGGGAGGAAGTGTGTGGTGGGCAAAAGAAGAATCGAGTTTACGGAAAAGGAGCATTCTTTTCTAGCTCTATTAAGTCTAGAATCACTTCTGCCAACTCTGTATCTGGAAGAGCATCTACAAATCAAAATTCTGTTCCTGATTTGCGAGAACAGATTCATAATCTCAATGAAGAGCTTTTTCAACGTGTTACTCAACAAACAGATGAGTGTATTAGTAAGTTGTTAGATACACGCTTGGCTCTTTTGGAAAAGActcaaaagaagttagaaaagttaGAACGGGCAATTGGAAAGGCCAAGAAGGAAAAGCTGAAAACAGAAGAGATGGAATGA
- the LOC110268457 gene encoding glutathione S-transferase T2-like, with the protein MTRGVVACKKRWYKINKAIAQFAGCYDQASRNIRSGSNADEIKELAYKLYSTNYGQKFTFERHWNMLRLEQKWRSQLPTQSGGSKRTKVSVTGAYSSSSNPETLLADEPVVDSPVRPQGLKKSKRKGKGKAQMSEDFSERKSSVVKKLSLMEDIKNVREKELMDREKEREEEKEHRAKIMAIKEKELQIQAAMEEQELQAQFVLFTSDVSF; encoded by the exons ATGACAAGGGGGGTAGTTGCATGTAAGAAACGATGGTATAAGATCAACAAGGCTATTGCACAATTTGCTGGTTGCTACGATCAAGCTAGTCGAAACATAAGGAGTGGTTCAAACGCTGATGAAATAAAGGAGTTGGCTTATAAACTTTATTCCACAAATTATGGTCAAAAATTTACTTTTGAGAGGCATTGGAACATGCTTCGGTTGGAGCAAAAATGGAGAAGCCAACTACCTACACAGAGTGGCGGCTCAAAGAGAACCAAGGTTAGTGTAACTGGAGCATACTCATCCTCATCAAACCCAGAAACACTGTTGGCTGACGAACCCGTTGTGGACTCTCCCGTTCGCCCACAAGGATTGAAGAAGAGCAAGCGAAAAGGTAAGGGAAAAGCACAGATGTCTGAAGATTTTAGTGAAAGAAAATCATCGGTTGTCAAAAAAttatctctcatggaagatattaAGAATGTTAGAGAAAAGGAACTAATGGAtagggaaaaagaaagagaagaggagaaggaACATAGAGCAAAGATTATGGCAATCAAAGAGAAGGAGTTACAAATTCAAGCGGCAATggaagaacaagaattacaagcTCAA TTTGTTTTATTTACTTCTGATGTAAGTTTTTAA